A window from Engraulis encrasicolus isolate BLACKSEA-1 chromosome 11, IST_EnEncr_1.0, whole genome shotgun sequence encodes these proteins:
- the LOC134458670 gene encoding uncharacterized protein K02A2.6-like, producing MQGWPEAVGEERFKPYAKRKLELSVLDGCILWGSRVIVPLPGQAQVMEALQDAHPGVSRMKSLARSFVWWPGMLRQDCFWSHPWQWPRRAWSRLHLDFAGPFMVQTFLVLVDAHSKWLEAHIMSNITAAVTTDKLRGIFAIHGLPDTVVTDNGATFTSAIFKEFMEKNGIRHVCFAPYHPASNGLAERAVGTLKDALRKMTGHSLETKLSRFLFQYRITPHTTTGVSPAEMLFGRRPKSHLDLLHPDIEERVVRGQDTQKLRRDQHAKDRVFQPGDHVYVKNFATGLPWLPGVIQHQTGPVSFVVDLLDGRQVRRHQDHLHDRYDAGGEARQRGAHKNRAFSPAGSVEVPQTPEEDQSTPEEPAAPGTPLAHPAAPGTPLGQPAAPMLNVKLGLPHRG from the coding sequence ATGCAGGGCTGGCCGGAAGCAGTAGGGGAGGAGAGATTCAAGCCATATGCAAAGCGCAAGTTAGAACTGAGTGTTCTGGATGGCTGTATCCTCTGGGGCTCCAGAGTGATCGTCCCCCTACCCGGGCAGGCACAGGTGATGGAGGCCCTGCAAGATGCCCACCCGGGAGTTTCTCGAATGAAAAGCCTCGCCAGGTCATTCGTGTGGTGGCCTGGGATGTTGCGTCAAGACTGTTTTTGGTCGCATCCGTGGCAGTGGCCCCGCCGTGCTTGGTCCAGGCTCCACCTGGATTTTGCAGGTCCATTTATGGTCCAGACCTTCCTGGTGCTGGTGGATGCACATTCGAAATGGCTTGAGGCACATATCATGTCAAATATCACAGCAGCCGTTACCACTGACAAGCTCAGAGGCATCTTTGCCATACACGGCTTACCAGACACAGTGGTGACAGACAATGGTGCCACTTTCACCAGTGCCATTTTCAAAGAGTTTATGGAGAAAAATGGGATCAGACATGTCTGCTTTGCCCCCTATCATCCCGCCTCAAATGGACTAGCTGAGCGAGCTGTGGGAACACTGAAAGATGCATTGAGAAAAATGACAGGACATTCTCTAGAAACCAAGCTCTCTCGTTTCCTTTTCCAGTACCGGATCACTCCACACACCACGACAGGGGTATCCCCAGCAGAGATGCTTTTTGGGAGGAGGCCAAAGTCACACCTCGATCTTCTTCATCCAGACATCGAAGAGAGAGTGGTCCGGGGGCAGGACACACAAAAGCTGAGGCGTGATCAGCACGCAAAAGACAGAGTCTTTCAGCCAGGCGATCATGTTTATGTCAAAAACTTTGCTACTGGTCTGCCCTGGCTGCCAGGGGTTATTCAACACCAAACAGGGCCTGTGTCCTTTGTAGTGGATTTGCTGGATGGCAGGCAGGTGCGGAGGCACCAGGATCACCTACATGATCGCTATGATGCAGGAGGGGAAGCGCGTCAACGTGGGGCACACAAGAACCGTGCATTCAGCCCTGCAGGCTCAGTGGAAGTTCCTCAGACACCGGAAGAGGACCAAAGCACGCCTGAAGAGCCAGCAGCTCCGGGCACTCCGCTGGCTCATCCAGCAGCTCCGGGCACTCCGCTGGGCCAACCGGCTGcgccaatgttaaatgttaaattggGGTTGCCCCACCGGGGctag